From Paludisphaera rhizosphaerae:
ATGGTCCGAACTCGGTTGATGCAAAGGCTCCTCACACCTCGCCTGCCGTCGTCGGCCGCTCGGGTCTCCTCAGGAAGAGGCTGAGGATCGCCGCGGCGAGCAGCAGGAGGCCGGAGAGGGTGAAGGCGGCGTCGAGGCCGCCGGTGGCGTCCTTGAGGATTCCGGCGAGCTGCGGGACGAAGAAGGCGATCCCCCAGCCCAGGAAGACGAAGCCGTAGTTGGTGCCGAGGTTCTTGGGGCCGAAGAAGTCGGCGGTGAAGGCCGGCATCAGGGCGAGGGCCCCGCCGTACTGCCAGTAGGCCACGCCCACGGCCAGGAAGAGCATCGGCACGCTGCCGGAGGCGATGATCCGGGGCATCAGGAACAGGCAGGTCGCTGAGACCACCGCGTTGATCAGGTAGGCGTTCGACCGGCCGATCACGTCCGAGTAGAACCCCGTTCCCACCCGTCCCGAGGCGTTCACCAGCCCGCCGTATGAGGCCAGCAGCCAGGCGTTGGCCGCGAAGAAGGCCAGCCCGCCGGCCGTCGCGTTCAGCAAGGGGGCGGCGTTGGCGATCACCAGCAGGCCCGACTGCGCCGCACCGATGAACATGAAGACCAACGCGTAGAACTGCCAGGTCTGGAGCATCTCGCTCACGGACCAGTCGGCGGTGTTGGTCGCGGCCTTGGCCCTCACGGGCCCTTTCGGCGGCGGCGGGACGTAGCCGGCCGGCGGGAAGACCAGGAAGCTCGAGGCCACCACGACGACCGCCGCGAACAGCAGGCCGAGCCCGTAGAAGCTCCCGGAGATCCCGTGGTGGGCGATCATCGACTTGGCCAGCGGAGCGATGTAGATGGCCGCCGCTCCGTACCCGGCCACCACGATTCCGGCCACCAGCCCCCGGCGATGCGGGCCGAACCACTTCACGGCCGCGGGGGTCGCCGCCGCGTAGCCGAAGCCCATCCCGATCCCCCCCAGCACGCCGAACCCCAGCAGGAGCCCGACGTACGACTTCATCGCCCCCGCCAGCAGGCACCCGGCCGCCAGGCAGAGCCCGCCGAGCGTCGCCCCGGTGCGAGGCCCCCAGCGGTCCTGAATGCGCCCGCCGGGGATCATCATCAGGGCGAAGATCATCCCGCAGACCGCGTACGCCGAGGTCGCCTGGGCGTCCGTCAGGTACGTCCAGCCCTCGTTGGGGGCGGCCATCGCCGAGCCCGGCGGGTGGGCCTTGTCCCCTACGAGTTTCCCCTTCCAGATGCTCCAGGCGTAGAGAATCCCCAGGCAGAGATTCACCGCCGTTCCGGCGAACGTCACCCCCCAGGCCTTCGCCGGGACCTGCGTCGCGTCTTCGGTTTCCAGTTCCACGAGCGTAACTCCCCGCCTGGATCCTTCATATGAAAGAGTCGCAGCATGACCGTCGCGAGAGGCCGAGGCAAGGGGGCGGATCAACGAGTCGGCGTCGTCGGTCGCTTGAGGGGCTGAGACGCAGGCCTTATCATCGTCTCTCTGCGAGGCGGCGGAACCTTCGGCCTGGGGTCGTGCGACTGGGCGTCCGGGCTTCCGTCCAGGATCTTGAAGAGGCGACGCGATGGCGAAGACGACGGACTATCTGGCGCTCGACCTGGGCGCTGAGAGTGGGCGGGGGATGCTCGGCCGGTTCGACGGCGATCGGCTGGGGTTGGAGGAGATCCATCGGTTCCCCAACGGCCCCGTCCGGATGCTCGACACCCTCTACTGGGACCTCCCCCGCCTCTTCGACGAGATGAAGGACGCGATCCGCAAGACGGTTGCGTCCAAGGCCTCGCTCGACGCCGTCGGCGTGGACACCTGGGGCGTCGACTTCGGCCTGATCGGCCGCAACGACACCCTGCTGGGCAACCCCGTCCACTACCGCGACCCCCGCACCAACGGCATGATGGACGCCGCCTTCGCGAAGATCGCCAAGGAGCGGATCTACGAGATCACCGGTCTCCAGTTCCTGCCGTTCAATACCGTCTATCAACTGCTGGCCCTCAAGGAATCCGGCTCGCCCTTGCTGGACGTGGCCGAGACCATGCTGATGGTCCC
This genomic window contains:
- a CDS encoding L-lactate MFS transporter, encoding MELETEDATQVPAKAWGVTFAGTAVNLCLGILYAWSIWKGKLVGDKAHPPGSAMAAPNEGWTYLTDAQATSAYAVCGMIFALMMIPGGRIQDRWGPRTGATLGGLCLAAGCLLAGAMKSYVGLLLGFGVLGGIGMGFGYAAATPAAVKWFGPHRRGLVAGIVVAGYGAAAIYIAPLAKSMIAHHGISGSFYGLGLLFAAVVVVASSFLVFPPAGYVPPPPKGPVRAKAATNTADWSVSEMLQTWQFYALVFMFIGAAQSGLLVIANAAPLLNATAGGLAFFAANAWLLASYGGLVNASGRVGTGFYSDVIGRSNAYLINAVVSATCLFLMPRIIASGSVPMLFLAVGVAYWQYGGALALMPAFTADFFGPKNLGTNYGFVFLGWGIAFFVPQLAGILKDATGGLDAAFTLSGLLLLAAAILSLFLRRPERPTTAGEV